The following proteins are encoded in a genomic region of Corylus avellana chromosome ca4, CavTom2PMs-1.0:
- the LOC132177957 gene encoding uncharacterized protein LOC132177957, translating to MHQAGDKRKLQLNDLEELWHDAYENAKLYKERTKAYHDKLLVRKEFHDGQKVLIYNSRLRLLPGKHKSRWFGPCMVTKVFPHGAVEVYSPQKCQSFKVNGHRVKPYIEVNFAPRDRDLASQDLALQAVQYVAPPSEASSSGQQ from the coding sequence ATGCACCAAGCTGGTGACAAGAGGAAACTACAACTGAATGACCTGGAGGAATTATGGCATGATGCTTATGAGAATGCaaagctctacaaggaaagaaccaaggCATACCATGACAAGCTACTGGTCAGGAAAGAATTTCATGATGGACAAAAGGTATTaatctataattcaagattgagaCTATTGCCTGGAAAACATAAGTCAAGATGGTTTGGCCCCTGTATGGTCACCAAAGTATTTCCTCATGGAGCTGTGGAGGTCTATAGTCCACAAAAATGTCAAtcattcaaggtgaatggacacagAGTGAAGCCATACATTGAAGTGAACTTTGCACCACGAGATCGAGATTTGGCATCacaagatttggcactccagGCTGTCCAATATGTAGCACCACCATCAGAAGCATCTTCTTCAGGACAGCAATAA